TGGCTTTCGTGCGATCACCGGATGGCATTTCCATCGAGTTGCTGCAGAAGGGCGAATCCCTGCCACCGCAGGAGCCCTGGAAATCGATGGAAAACACGGGTAGCTGGTAAGCCAGCGGGAGCCGGAATCGCATGCGTTTCAAGAACCTGCCCGAGGCTTTCGATGCCCTTGTCGTCGGTGCAAGTCGCGGCATCGGTGCCGAATTCGTTCGCCAGTTGCTGGATGACGAAAGTTGCCGGCAGGTGGTCGCCTGTGGACGCAGCGTCGCCGACAGCGAGGCCTTGCCGGACAGCGAAAGGCTCATCCGCCAGCCCCTGGACGTCACCGGCGAGGAGTCCTGGCAACAGCTGGTGGCGCGTCTCGACGAGCACGGCATCAAGCCGCGACTGCTGATCTACACGGTGGGGATCCTGCATTCCGAGGGTGGTATCGAGCCTGAGAAACGGGCGGCCGATCTTGCCATGGAAAGCCTGCAACAGGCCTTCGGCAGCAATGTCTTCGGTGCCATGCTGATGGCACGCTACCTGCTGCCGTTGTTGTCACGGCAGGAGTCGGCGGTGCTGGCACACCTGTCGGCTCGCGTCGGGTCGATCGGCGACAATCGCCTTGGGGGCTGGTACGCCTATCGGGCGTCCAAGGCGGCGCTGAACCAGCACATGAAAACCCTGGCGGTGGAGCTGTCGCGGTCACACAAGCAGGCTTGCGTCGTGAACCTGCATCCAGGCACGACCGACACCGGCCTGTCGAAACCCTTCCAGGGCGGGGTGCCGGAGGACAAGCTGTTCAGCACCGCATTCGCGGCAGGCAAGCTGTTGGAGAT
This portion of the Gammaproteobacteria bacterium genome encodes:
- a CDS encoding SDR family NAD(P)-dependent oxidoreductase yields the protein MRFKNLPEAFDALVVGASRGIGAEFVRQLLDDESCRQVVACGRSVADSEALPDSERLIRQPLDVTGEESWQQLVARLDEHGIKPRLLIYTVGILHSEGGIEPEKRAADLAMESLQQAFGSNVFGAMLMARYLLPLLSRQESAVLAHLSARVGSIGDNRLGGWYAYRASKAALNQHMKTLAVELSRSHKQACVVNLHPGTTDTGLSKPFQGGVPEDKLFSTAFAAGKLLEILRGVGPADSGRFIAWDGQDIPW